In one window of Vibrio sp. JC009 DNA:
- the tssI gene encoding type VI secretion system tip protein TssI/VgrG — MAKLHFKLLVNGLDPDCFLVRSYEGHESLSDSNNWNTPCYGFSYKIELASRHPKIDIASVVDQSAELVMLSDGQTTKTINGIVRSFRARDTGHHHTFYSLTLVPALERLSLRHNSRIFQLKTVPEILSILLREMNITDYRFDLRREYSSREYCVQYRETDLEFLHRIAAEEGLIYRFTFQKGKHSLLFSDDKSALPKLDFPVLYNPISGGTADSPYIFSLSERTQSQPSHTRLNDHSFKKPRYNFSHSAIADNLKYQRSDYEYFDFPGRYKDDHNGKVFSRIRLEYLRREARTAAGTSNHPALRAGVRFELHNELDSKKRRTWTVVSVTHRGTQPQALEEEGGSESTTYHNELLLIPAQNQWRATPKPKPLVDGPMIATVVGPEGEEIYCDKYGRVKIHFPWDRYSEHNDHSTCWVRVSQSWAGSQYGEMVLPRVGHEVIVSFLNGDPDQPIITGRTFHATNPPPYKLPDHKTKTVLRSKTHQGEGFNELSFEDQSDQEQIYLRAQRDYQAEIKNDLICHIGQNSHKVIKNDSFILTKNNQHTTVQGESRYKVNKDQTLIVGGNLEQKTTSLCALEAGTEVHLKSGTKIVLESGSELTLKVGSCFVKVDPAGIHISGPAINLNSGGCAGSGAGFSEKIASLPFGLIQTEPPAEIENFSASPQLVCAEGLVRLSAIDAAIAKMCQKQADGSCPRSDCPCQKEGSHAGR, encoded by the coding sequence ATGGCTAAGCTTCACTTTAAGCTCCTGGTTAATGGGCTGGATCCTGACTGCTTTTTAGTACGCAGCTACGAAGGGCACGAATCTCTGTCTGACAGCAATAACTGGAATACTCCCTGTTATGGTTTCAGTTACAAAATTGAGTTAGCCAGCCGCCACCCCAAAATAGATATCGCATCCGTTGTTGACCAATCAGCTGAACTGGTTATGCTCAGCGATGGTCAAACTACTAAAACAATAAACGGCATTGTCCGCTCTTTCAGAGCCAGAGATACCGGCCACCACCATACCTTTTACTCCCTGACTCTGGTTCCGGCACTGGAACGCTTATCTCTGCGTCATAACAGCCGCATATTTCAGCTTAAAACCGTTCCGGAAATTCTGTCTATATTACTTAGGGAAATGAACATTACAGACTACAGGTTTGATCTGAGACGGGAGTATAGTAGCCGGGAGTACTGTGTTCAGTACCGTGAAACGGATCTGGAGTTTCTCCATCGAATAGCCGCAGAAGAAGGCCTGATTTACCGTTTTACTTTTCAGAAAGGTAAACACTCTCTGCTGTTTAGCGACGACAAATCTGCACTACCTAAGCTTGATTTTCCTGTTCTCTACAACCCAATTTCTGGCGGTACGGCTGACTCACCTTATATTTTTTCTCTTAGCGAACGTACTCAAAGTCAGCCAAGCCATACCAGATTAAATGACCATAGCTTTAAAAAGCCCCGCTATAATTTTTCTCACTCAGCCATTGCTGACAACTTGAAATATCAACGCTCAGACTACGAATATTTTGATTTTCCCGGGCGATACAAGGATGACCACAACGGAAAAGTATTTAGCCGGATACGCCTTGAATATCTCAGACGTGAAGCCCGGACAGCAGCAGGAACAAGTAACCATCCGGCATTAAGAGCCGGGGTAAGATTTGAACTACACAACGAATTAGATTCAAAAAAACGTCGCACCTGGACAGTCGTATCGGTAACTCATCGTGGTACTCAACCTCAAGCGTTAGAAGAAGAAGGCGGAAGCGAGTCAACGACTTACCATAATGAATTACTGCTTATTCCTGCTCAGAACCAGTGGCGGGCAACACCTAAACCAAAGCCTCTGGTAGATGGTCCAATGATAGCGACTGTGGTTGGGCCTGAAGGAGAAGAGATTTATTGTGATAAATACGGCAGAGTGAAAATACATTTCCCATGGGACAGATACTCAGAGCATAACGACCATAGCACATGCTGGGTAAGAGTTTCCCAAAGCTGGGCCGGGAGCCAATACGGCGAAATGGTGCTTCCGAGGGTCGGACACGAAGTCATTGTTTCCTTTTTAAATGGCGACCCGGACCAGCCTATTATCACAGGGCGAACATTTCATGCGACTAATCCCCCTCCCTATAAACTTCCTGACCATAAAACGAAAACCGTTCTAAGAAGCAAAACCCATCAGGGAGAAGGCTTTAATGAGCTGAGTTTTGAAGACCAATCAGATCAAGAGCAAATCTACCTGCGGGCACAAAGGGATTACCAGGCGGAGATTAAAAACGATCTCATCTGCCACATTGGTCAGAATAGTCACAAGGTAATTAAGAACGACAGCTTTATTCTGACCAAAAATAACCAACACACCACAGTACAAGGAGAAAGCAGGTACAAAGTTAACAAAGACCAGACCCTTATTGTCGGGGGTAACCTCGAACAAAAAACAACATCACTTTGCGCTTTAGAAGCCGGTACAGAAGTGCACCTGAAAAGTGGCACAAAAATCGTTTTAGAGTCCGGCTCAGAACTAACGTTGAAAGTAGGAAGCTGTTTTGTAAAAGTTGATCCGGCCGGAATCCATATAAGCGGCCCTGCTATTAATCTTAACTCAGGTGGTTGTGCAGGCTCCGGAGCTGGTTTTTCAGAAAAAATAGCTAGCTTACCTTTTGGTTTAATACAGACAGAACCTCCTGCAGAAATCGAAAACTTCAGTGCCTCTCCCCAACTTGTCTGTGCGGAAGGGTTGGTAAGGTTATCCGCAATAGATGCAGCTATTGCAAAGATGTGCCAGAAACAAGCTGACGGAAGCTGTCCGCGATCCGATTGCCCTTGCCAGAAGGAGGGATCGCATGCAGGACGTTGA
- a CDS encoding DUF4123 domain-containing protein — protein sequence MQDVDYLFSDNEFRHWLVTDTLRVPDITQTAYKYEPFPELFKLFSNSPFSHLETLSPVVFNFTGTREMLEKWQSDKGIRSSSVLFSFKRCVSPKHVLSHLHALLTVLINGNPVFFRFYSSAFWEEHNNNLLPQDIECLLGPCDLLSWVESNREIRSISTTKSSQERLSLSMPYSLLSPCLVKQIR from the coding sequence ATGCAGGACGTTGATTATCTTTTCTCTGACAATGAATTCAGACACTGGCTGGTTACTGATACTCTTCGTGTACCGGATATCACTCAGACCGCTTATAAATACGAACCTTTCCCTGAGTTATTTAAGCTGTTTTCAAACAGTCCTTTCTCTCATCTGGAAACACTCAGCCCGGTTGTATTCAATTTTACAGGCACGAGAGAAATGCTGGAAAAATGGCAATCGGACAAAGGAATAAGAAGCAGCAGTGTACTCTTTTCTTTTAAAAGGTGTGTTTCTCCAAAGCATGTATTAAGTCATCTTCACGCACTTCTGACGGTTCTTATTAACGGTAACCCGGTATTTTTCAGGTTTTACAGCAGTGCATTCTGGGAAGAACATAATAACAACCTGCTCCCGCAGGATATTGAATGTCTGCTTGGCCCCTGTGACTTACTAAGTTGGGTTGAGAGCAATCGTGAAATCCGTTCGATCTCTACAACAAAAAGTAGCCAGGAAAGGCTTTCCTTAAGCATGCCCTACAGTCTCCTCTCCCCCTGTCTGGTCAAACAAATAAGGTAG